One genomic region from Leifsonia sp. Root1293 encodes:
- a CDS encoding endonuclease/exonuclease/phosphatase family protein: MVARLVAPVVALVAVLFALVLVWPAWFGLQDQLVVAQLIALRALLAIGAVAAAIVLALLALVRPLRRTAVLLAVVLLVFAVANAGILAVRGFTQQPASAEQKTAADTITVLSWNTLGGSPGADQVAQLALERGADIVSLPETTDAFATEVAELMRDGGSPMWALGLSFSEIYEARSTAVLISPDLGEYTVKSAGGTGPPGNTNVSPTVVATPDSGDGPTIVAVHAVSPLRGEMTNWRSDLDWLAAQCGADGDVIMAGDFNATLDHMIGRGTDGGVLGACHDAAAVNGAAALGTWPSDIPMQLGSPIDHVMATDDWTAVSFEVITSLDSVGSDHRPIVSTLTRS; this comes from the coding sequence ATGGTCGCTCGTCTCGTCGCCCCCGTCGTCGCGCTCGTCGCCGTGCTGTTCGCTCTCGTGCTCGTGTGGCCGGCATGGTTCGGTCTGCAGGACCAGTTGGTCGTGGCGCAGCTCATCGCCCTGCGTGCACTGCTCGCCATCGGCGCCGTCGCCGCGGCCATCGTGCTGGCGCTGCTGGCGCTCGTGCGTCCTCTCCGACGCACCGCCGTGCTGCTCGCCGTGGTGCTGCTCGTCTTCGCGGTCGCGAACGCGGGCATCCTGGCCGTCCGCGGATTCACCCAGCAACCGGCATCCGCGGAGCAGAAGACGGCGGCGGACACCATCACCGTGCTGAGCTGGAACACCCTGGGCGGTTCCCCTGGCGCCGATCAGGTCGCCCAGCTCGCCCTCGAGCGCGGTGCCGACATCGTCTCCCTGCCCGAGACGACCGATGCCTTCGCCACCGAGGTCGCCGAGCTGATGCGAGACGGCGGCAGCCCGATGTGGGCCCTCGGCCTGTCGTTCAGCGAGATCTACGAGGCGCGTTCGACCGCGGTGCTCATCAGCCCCGACCTCGGCGAGTACACGGTGAAGTCGGCCGGCGGCACCGGCCCTCCCGGCAACACAAACGTCTCTCCGACGGTCGTTGCCACACCGGACTCCGGTGACGGTCCCACCATCGTCGCCGTGCACGCCGTCTCGCCGCTGCGCGGGGAGATGACCAACTGGCGCAGTGACCTCGACTGGCTCGCGGCGCAATGCGGGGCGGACGGCGACGTCATCATGGCCGGCGACTTCAACGCGACTCTCGACCACATGATCGGACGGGGAACGGATGGCGGCGTGCTCGGCGCATGCCACGATGCGGCCGCCGTGAACGGAGCCGCCGCCCTCGGCACCTGGCCGAGCGACATCCCGATGCAGCTCGGTTCCCCGATCGACCACGTCATGGCCACCGACGACTGGACGGCCGTCTCCTTCGAGGTCATCACGAGCCTGGACTCGGTGGGCAGCGATCACCGACCGATCGTGTCGACGCTCACTCGATCCTGA
- a CDS encoding DUF3107 domain-containing protein, with protein sequence MEIRIGIQNSPREISFETSQPAAELESAVASALAEKTGYLKLLDSKGTTYIVPTATIAYVELGSDEARRIGFVG encoded by the coding sequence GTGGAAATCCGCATCGGCATCCAGAACTCCCCTCGTGAGATCAGCTTCGAGACCAGCCAGCCTGCTGCAGAGCTCGAGTCGGCAGTCGCCTCCGCCCTCGCCGAGAAGACCGGCTACCTGAAGCTCCTCGACTCGAAGGGCACCACGTACATCGTTCCGACGGCGACCATCGCCTACGTCGAACTCGGAAGCGACGAGGCCCGTCGCATCGGATTCGTCGGCTGA
- a CDS encoding DEAD/DEAH box helicase, with translation MTFADLQIDQDMVDALATQGIIEPFPIQEQTIPLGLSGQDIIGQAKTGTGKTLGFGLPIIQRIGLNPEPGVQVLVVVPTRELCVQVAEDLELATSNRATTVVAIYGGKAYEGQVEQLKAGAQIVVGTPGRLLDLAQQRLLNLGNVTEMVLDEADKMLDLGFLADIEKLFAKTPPTRHTMLFSATMPGPIVALARRFMSKPIHIRATDPDEGLTQANIKHVVYRAHSLDKDEVVSRILQADGRGKTVIFTRTKRAAAKLVEELNDRGFNAAAVHGDLNQDQRERAMAAFKAGKKDVLIATDVAARGIDVNDVTHVINHTVPDDHDTYLHRAGRTGRAGKTGIAVTFVDWDDMHKWALINRALEMNQPEPVETYSSSPHLYSDLDIPAGSKGRLKATPVKETAPRAAGENRGSGRQGSGQQGSGSGSGSSEGSSNRNRRRTRGGQGSSGPGTSTTTPASGSGSPEGSTDAAAADTNIAAGTHDGQGHEHHDGNSAPRRRRRRGPRPASTPQ, from the coding sequence GTGACTTTCGCAGATCTCCAGATCGACCAGGACATGGTCGACGCCCTCGCCACCCAGGGCATCATCGAACCGTTCCCCATCCAGGAGCAGACCATCCCCCTCGGCCTCAGCGGCCAGGACATCATCGGCCAGGCGAAGACTGGAACGGGCAAGACCCTCGGCTTCGGACTGCCCATCATCCAGCGCATCGGCCTGAACCCGGAGCCCGGTGTCCAGGTGCTCGTCGTCGTCCCCACGCGCGAACTCTGCGTGCAGGTCGCAGAGGACCTCGAACTGGCCACCAGCAATCGGGCCACCACCGTCGTCGCCATCTACGGCGGCAAGGCGTACGAAGGACAGGTCGAGCAGCTCAAGGCCGGCGCGCAGATCGTCGTCGGAACCCCGGGCCGCCTCCTCGACCTCGCGCAGCAGCGCCTGCTCAACCTCGGCAACGTGACGGAGATGGTGCTCGACGAGGCTGACAAGATGCTCGACCTCGGCTTCCTCGCCGACATCGAGAAGCTGTTCGCCAAGACGCCTCCGACCCGCCACACCATGCTGTTCTCGGCGACCATGCCCGGCCCGATCGTGGCTCTGGCGCGTCGCTTCATGTCCAAGCCCATCCACATCCGTGCGACGGACCCCGACGAGGGCCTCACCCAGGCGAACATCAAGCACGTCGTCTACCGGGCGCACTCGCTCGACAAGGACGAGGTCGTCTCGCGCATCCTGCAGGCCGACGGCCGCGGCAAGACGGTCATCTTCACCCGCACGAAGCGCGCTGCCGCGAAGCTCGTCGAGGAGCTCAACGACCGTGGATTCAACGCTGCCGCCGTGCACGGCGACCTCAACCAGGACCAGCGCGAACGCGCCATGGCCGCCTTCAAGGCCGGCAAGAAGGACGTGCTGATCGCCACGGATGTCGCAGCCCGCGGCATCGACGTCAACGACGTCACGCACGTGATCAACCACACCGTGCCCGACGACCACGACACCTACCTGCACCGCGCCGGTCGCACCGGCCGCGCCGGCAAGACGGGCATCGCGGTGACGTTCGTCGACTGGGACGACATGCACAAGTGGGCCCTCATCAACCGAGCGCTCGAGATGAACCAGCCAGAGCCCGTCGAGACCTACTCCTCGTCGCCCCACCTCTACAGCGACCTCGACATCCCGGCCGGCTCGAAGGGGCGCCTCAAGGCCACCCCGGTCAAGGAGACTGCGCCGCGCGCTGCTGGCGAGAACCGGGGCTCCGGCCGTCAGGGATCTGGTCAGCAGGGTTCCGGCTCGGGCTCCGGCTCCTCCGAGGGCTCGAGCAACCGCAACCGTCGTCGCACGCGCGGCGGCCAGGGCAGCTCGGGACCGGGTACCTCGACGACCACTCCGGCCTCGGGCTCGGGCTCGCCGGAGGGATCGACGGATGCTGCAGCCGCCGATACGAACATCGCGGCCGGCACCCACGATGGCCAGGGCCACGAGCACCACGACGGGAACAGCGCCCCGCGTCGCCGTCGTCGTCGCGGCCCGCGCCCGGCATCGACTCCGCAGTAG
- a CDS encoding ferritin-like fold-containing protein translates to MKWFPQSRRRTEAPRRQPRAAAVATTKVEFGELTPETLPFLGQAAYIQLELFENLARAMATAPTLADKAGLSTAARFTLRKHHRLAEEIRALDEEPALVMAPFAPAIDAFRAATTGATWHELMITNLITAGMLDDFFISLSGSLPDGVGSRVAAILSRRPRTDVVADALAAAIVADPQLASPLAMWGRRLVGDTLLVARSALREAKARGPVDQSIEPAFTDLIAAHTRRMDSLGLTA, encoded by the coding sequence ATGAAGTGGTTCCCCCAGAGTCGACGGCGCACCGAGGCGCCCCGACGGCAGCCCAGAGCGGCCGCTGTCGCGACGACCAAGGTGGAGTTCGGCGAACTCACCCCAGAGACCCTCCCGTTCCTGGGCCAGGCCGCCTACATCCAGCTCGAGCTGTTCGAGAACCTGGCGCGCGCCATGGCCACGGCACCCACGCTGGCCGACAAGGCGGGTCTCAGCACGGCCGCCCGCTTCACGCTGCGCAAGCACCACCGTCTGGCCGAGGAGATCCGTGCCCTCGACGAGGAGCCCGCGCTCGTCATGGCGCCGTTCGCCCCGGCCATCGACGCCTTCCGCGCCGCGACGACCGGCGCCACCTGGCATGAGCTGATGATCACCAACCTCATCACGGCGGGCATGCTCGACGACTTCTTCATCAGCCTGTCGGGATCGCTTCCCGACGGTGTCGGGTCGAGGGTCGCAGCCATCCTGTCGCGTCGTCCGCGAACGGATGTCGTCGCCGACGCCCTCGCCGCGGCCATCGTGGCCGATCCCCAGCTGGCATCGCCCCTCGCCATGTGGGGGCGTCGACTCGTGGGCGACACCCTCCTGGTCGCGCGCTCGGCACTCCGCGAAGCGAAGGCGCGGGGCCCTGTGGATCAGAGCATCGAGCCGGCCTTCACCGATCTCATCGCTGCGCACACGCGCCGTATGGACAGCCTCGGCCTGACGGCCTGA
- the arfB gene encoding alternative ribosome rescue aminoacyl-tRNA hydrolase ArfB, with product MPATHRPGLKVDAGLTIPESELFWRFSRSSGPGGQGVNTADSRVELVWDVAGSAVLTAVQRERLAERLSGRLVDGVLTIAASEHRAQVRNRDAARARLAAIVAEALRPPSPSRRQTRPTRGATERRLEAKKRRTDVKRLRRAPDD from the coding sequence ATGCCCGCCACCCACCGTCCCGGCCTCAAGGTCGACGCCGGACTCACCATCCCCGAGTCCGAGCTGTTCTGGCGCTTCTCGCGGTCGTCCGGTCCTGGCGGTCAGGGCGTGAACACGGCGGACTCCCGGGTGGAGCTCGTCTGGGATGTGGCGGGGTCGGCCGTTCTCACGGCCGTCCAGCGAGAACGGCTCGCGGAGCGTCTGAGCGGTCGCCTGGTCGACGGGGTCCTGACGATCGCGGCATCCGAACATCGAGCGCAGGTGCGCAACAGGGATGCCGCCCGAGCCCGCCTGGCGGCCATCGTGGCCGAGGCGCTGCGACCGCCTTCCCCATCGCGACGGCAGACCAGGCCGACTCGGGGTGCGACGGAACGGCGCCTGGAAGCCAAGAAGCGGCGCACCGACGTCAAGCGACTGCGCCGGGCGCCGGACGACTGA
- a CDS encoding RNA-binding S4 domain-containing protein, translating into MTNAAPIDDIPIDGDGIRLGQFLKLAGLLDSGGDVKEAIANGDVTVNGEVDRRRGRQLQHGDVVSFEGHRVRVSS; encoded by the coding sequence ATGACGAACGCTGCTCCGATCGACGACATCCCCATCGATGGGGACGGCATCCGTCTCGGGCAGTTCCTGAAGCTCGCCGGGCTCCTCGACTCCGGTGGAGACGTGAAGGAGGCGATCGCCAACGGTGACGTCACCGTGAACGGCGAAGTGGATCGTCGCCGTGGGCGGCAGCTGCAGCACGGAGACGTCGTCAGCTTCGAGGGGCACAGGGTTCGCGTCTCGTCGTGA
- a CDS encoding aminopeptidase P family protein → MATSTDTSVSARPENDLAETPEATTEAPRATSNRSTTPGSEGFKAYIGGQWAERIESVPAAREQASFAAERRARVSAAFPGQRLIIPAGSPKQRSNDTDYPFRAHSAFSYLTGWGSDSEPGAVLVFEPTADGHDVTLYFRERAGRDSDEFYANPEIGEFWIGPRPSLAQVAGDLALTTKGIADLEAVIRSVDTATLLVREADAAIAEHVDDARLRFAAEQALSTNASDSAFSIEVGSEHAPDAKLAEVLSEMRLVKDSYEIEQMRLAVDATQRGFEDVLGELDRATSVERGERIVEGVFNTRARLDGNTVGYDTIAASGVHATILHWTRNDGAVKPGELILLDAGVEVDSLYTADITRTLPISGRFSAEQRLVYEAVREAADAAFAIVRPGIIFRDVHAAAMAVIAKRTAEWGFLPVSAEEALKPDNEHHRRYMVHGTSHHLGIDVHDCAQARREMYKDGVVEEGMVFTIEPGLYFQSDDLTVPPEFRGIGVRIEDDILVTADGAENLSAGIPRTADEVEAWIAAKRG, encoded by the coding sequence ATGGCCACGAGCACCGACACCTCTGTATCCGCACGCCCCGAGAACGACCTCGCTGAGACACCCGAGGCGACCACCGAGGCTCCCCGCGCCACGTCGAACCGGTCGACGACGCCCGGGTCCGAGGGCTTCAAGGCGTATATCGGCGGCCAGTGGGCCGAGCGCATCGAATCGGTACCGGCTGCGCGCGAACAGGCGAGCTTCGCCGCGGAACGCCGCGCCAGGGTGTCGGCGGCCTTCCCCGGGCAGCGCCTGATCATTCCCGCCGGAAGCCCCAAGCAGCGCTCGAACGACACCGACTACCCGTTCCGCGCGCACTCCGCCTTCTCCTATCTCACCGGCTGGGGGTCGGATTCCGAGCCCGGTGCCGTGCTCGTCTTCGAGCCCACGGCCGACGGCCACGACGTCACCCTCTACTTCCGGGAGCGCGCGGGCCGCGACTCCGACGAGTTCTACGCGAACCCCGAGATCGGCGAGTTCTGGATCGGCCCGCGGCCGTCGCTCGCCCAGGTGGCCGGCGACCTCGCCCTGACCACGAAGGGCATCGCCGATCTCGAGGCCGTCATCAGGTCGGTAGACACCGCCACGCTCCTGGTGCGTGAAGCGGATGCCGCCATCGCCGAGCACGTCGATGACGCACGCCTGCGGTTCGCGGCCGAGCAGGCGCTCTCCACGAACGCCTCGGACAGCGCGTTCAGCATCGAGGTCGGCAGCGAGCATGCCCCAGACGCCAAGCTCGCCGAGGTGCTCAGCGAGATGCGACTGGTGAAGGACTCCTACGAGATCGAGCAGATGCGCCTCGCCGTCGACGCCACGCAGCGCGGCTTCGAGGACGTGCTCGGCGAGCTCGATCGCGCCACGTCGGTCGAGCGCGGCGAGCGCATCGTCGAGGGCGTCTTCAACACGCGCGCCAGGCTCGACGGCAACACCGTGGGCTACGACACGATCGCCGCATCCGGAGTGCATGCCACGATCCTGCACTGGACCCGCAACGACGGCGCAGTGAAGCCCGGTGAGCTCATCCTCCTCGATGCCGGCGTGGAGGTCGACAGCCTCTACACAGCCGACATCACCCGCACCCTGCCGATCAGCGGCCGGTTCAGCGCCGAGCAGCGCCTCGTCTACGAGGCCGTGCGCGAGGCTGCGGATGCGGCGTTCGCCATCGTGCGCCCCGGCATCATCTTCCGAGACGTGCACGCCGCCGCCATGGCGGTCATCGCCAAGCGCACCGCCGAGTGGGGATTCCTGCCGGTGAGCGCCGAGGAGGCCTTGAAGCCCGACAACGAGCACCACCGCCGCTACATGGTGCACGGCACGAGCCACCACCTCGGCATCGACGTGCACGACTGCGCGCAGGCGCGTCGCGAGATGTACAAGGACGGCGTCGTCGAGGAGGGCATGGTCTTCACCATCGAGCCCGGCCTCTACTTCCAGAGCGATGACCTCACGGTTCCGCCCGAGTTCCGCGGCATCGGCGTGCGCATCGAGGACGACATCCTGGTGACCGCTGACGGCGCCGAGAACCTCTCGGCCGGCATCCCGCGCACGGCCGACGAGGTCGAGGCCTGGATCGCCGCCAAGCGCGGCTGA
- a CDS encoding general stress protein produces the protein MSNQNPFAGRRPATSPVLPRGEIVATYETYAEAQNAVAVLARADFPVKSLSIVGNDLKTVENVTGRMTYARAALAGAASGAWLGVFFGLLMFIFVATGVDLALVLAAVLIGAGFGMLFGIVTYAVNRRRRDFTSTMQVIATNYQVIVDGALVNRARNVLSGATDAAEEPAADQQTEPQPGDPLPADPGMDEPRAT, from the coding sequence ATGAGCAACCAGAATCCCTTCGCTGGTCGCCGACCGGCCACGTCGCCCGTGCTGCCGCGCGGTGAGATCGTGGCGACGTACGAGACCTACGCCGAGGCCCAGAACGCCGTCGCCGTGCTGGCGCGCGCCGACTTCCCGGTGAAGTCGCTCTCGATCGTCGGCAACGACCTGAAGACCGTCGAGAACGTCACCGGACGCATGACCTATGCACGAGCAGCCCTCGCAGGAGCCGCATCCGGAGCCTGGCTCGGCGTCTTCTTCGGACTCCTGATGTTCATCTTCGTGGCGACGGGGGTGGACCTGGCCCTGGTGCTGGCTGCAGTGCTGATCGGTGCCGGCTTCGGTATGCTGTTCGGCATCGTGACCTACGCCGTCAACCGCCGACGCCGCGACTTCACGTCGACCATGCAGGTGATCGCGACGAACTATCAGGTGATCGTCGACGGTGCCCTGGTCAATCGTGCTCGCAACGTGCTCTCGGGCGCGACGGATGCCGCCGAGGAGCCCGCGGCGGACCAGCAGACGGAACCGCAGCCCGGCGATCCTCTGCCGGCCGACCCCGGGATGGACGAACCGCGCGCGACTTGA
- a CDS encoding ATP-dependent helicase produces MTITGFQSTAASAAFAAALVPATDEVFLDPAQLAVLALPEGRSAAVIGAPGSGKTTLVVELVRDRIRHRGYTPAEVLVLAATRASATRLRDRIGLRVGVPTNGPLARTGNSLAFQIVRGASTDAENPVLLTGGEQDQIIAELLAGHLEDGTGPSWPDPLTPEVRGLRGFRTELRDLMSRCTEYGVSPARLAGLGRELERPEWVAAAEFLREYEMVTDAYRSRAFDSASLAQEAAATVLEAPAGAAASATLGSLATLKLLIVDDAQELTRSTLALLRRFAERGVAIVAVGDPDVSTGSFRGSHPDALGRLAHHLALDSVDTIVLDTVHRHGSDIRSIVAAVSGRIGTAGTTGRHRRAGAAEASDAALDGSAEVSASAGASIGAPPAVRARIAGSPAQQLELIARSLRERHVFDGVAWSDMAVIVRSGSLVEPLSRGLAALEVPTTVTTAGSALRDEQVVRAFVLALDVAMGRRQLDATAAVDLLSGVLGGLDPISLRRLRSALRREELAAGGARGADELLVEALDRPGGLATIDTATARRAARLAESVRAASAEAAAGATIEELLWGLWQRSGLERTWTTQAREPGIAADEADRHLDVVVALFASAQRFVERAPLAPPALFLDELTARDVAEDTLAPRAVAQSVTVSTPTGVVGRDFEIVVVAGVQENVWPDMRVRGTLLGSGDLPAAVTGASADTTDARTAVLHDELRLFAQAVSRSRRELLVTAVSDEDQAPSAFFSLLPEPDDSPAERHPLSLRGLTARLRRTLTTETDPLRSRQAAFDLARLAAEDVAGADPVDWYGIADISTELPLHHPDGGDGPVRVSPSRMEAFETCELHWLIDQLGGSAPNTASSLGSIIHSVAEHATPESDITPDGLLASVRERWEEIPFESEWQSGLESARAAELTERLSAYLRDFRSAGGELVQAEGGFSLPVGDAAVLNGKIDRVELRGGLLYIVDLKTGRSEPTSDDAVAEHAQLGAYQLAYAAGALGELPDAPLGGARLVVVSSGTRSQPWRQPTQAPLDDEQLAAFQSRVEEDARRMGGTTFIAQIGSHCVDPYSHGSCRIHIVGSVSS; encoded by the coding sequence GTGACGATCACGGGATTCCAGAGCACCGCCGCGAGCGCCGCATTCGCTGCAGCCCTCGTCCCGGCGACCGATGAGGTGTTCCTCGATCCAGCCCAACTCGCCGTTCTCGCCCTGCCGGAAGGCCGTTCTGCCGCCGTCATCGGAGCACCGGGTTCCGGCAAGACCACCCTCGTCGTCGAGCTCGTCCGCGACCGCATCCGTCACCGCGGCTACACGCCCGCAGAGGTGCTGGTGCTCGCCGCGACCCGCGCATCGGCGACGCGGCTGCGCGACCGCATCGGACTGCGGGTCGGGGTGCCGACCAACGGACCGCTCGCTCGCACGGGCAACTCGCTCGCCTTCCAGATCGTGCGTGGGGCCTCGACGGATGCCGAGAATCCCGTGCTGCTCACCGGTGGCGAGCAGGACCAGATCATCGCCGAACTGCTGGCGGGCCATCTCGAGGACGGCACCGGGCCGAGTTGGCCCGACCCGCTCACGCCCGAGGTGCGGGGACTCCGCGGCTTCCGCACCGAACTGCGCGACCTGATGTCCCGCTGCACCGAGTACGGGGTCTCGCCTGCGCGTCTCGCCGGCCTGGGCCGTGAACTCGAGCGGCCGGAGTGGGTGGCCGCGGCGGAGTTCCTTCGCGAGTACGAGATGGTCACCGACGCCTATCGCTCGCGGGCCTTCGACTCCGCGTCCCTGGCCCAGGAGGCTGCGGCGACGGTGCTGGAGGCGCCGGCCGGAGCGGCGGCATCCGCCACACTCGGCTCGCTGGCGACACTGAAGCTGCTGATCGTCGACGACGCGCAGGAGCTCACGCGCTCCACCCTGGCGCTGCTGCGCCGGTTCGCCGAGCGCGGCGTCGCCATCGTCGCGGTCGGCGACCCCGATGTGAGCACGGGCTCGTTCCGCGGCTCCCATCCCGATGCCCTCGGCAGGCTCGCGCACCATCTCGCGCTCGATTCCGTCGACACCATCGTGCTCGACACAGTGCACAGGCACGGATCCGACATCCGCAGCATCGTGGCGGCCGTCTCAGGTCGCATCGGAACAGCCGGCACCACCGGGCGCCACCGTCGGGCCGGAGCCGCCGAAGCCTCGGACGCCGCCCTCGATGGGAGCGCGGAGGTCAGCGCGTCCGCCGGCGCGTCCATCGGCGCGCCGCCGGCAGTGCGCGCCCGGATCGCCGGAAGTCCGGCACAGCAACTCGAGCTCATCGCGCGCTCCCTGCGTGAACGCCACGTCTTCGACGGGGTCGCCTGGTCCGACATGGCCGTGATCGTGCGCAGCGGGTCGCTCGTCGAGCCGCTCTCCAGGGGTCTCGCCGCCCTCGAGGTTCCGACGACTGTCACCACCGCCGGATCGGCACTCCGCGATGAACAGGTCGTGCGCGCCTTCGTGCTCGCCCTCGATGTCGCCATGGGCCGCCGTCAGCTCGATGCGACCGCGGCCGTCGACCTGCTCTCCGGGGTGCTCGGGGGTCTCGACCCGATCTCCCTCCGTCGCCTGCGTTCCGCCCTCCGGCGGGAGGAGCTCGCGGCCGGAGGCGCACGCGGTGCAGACGAGCTTCTCGTCGAGGCGCTCGATCGCCCCGGTGGGCTCGCGACGATCGACACGGCAACCGCGAGGCGGGCGGCCCGCCTGGCGGAGAGCGTGCGCGCCGCCTCAGCCGAGGCCGCCGCAGGCGCCACCATCGAGGAGCTGTTGTGGGGCCTGTGGCAGCGCAGCGGTCTCGAGCGCACGTGGACCACCCAGGCCAGGGAGCCGGGCATCGCCGCCGACGAGGCAGACCGCCACCTCGACGTCGTCGTCGCCCTCTTCGCATCGGCTCAGCGGTTCGTCGAGCGGGCACCGCTGGCACCCCCTGCCCTGTTCCTCGACGAGCTCACGGCCCGTGACGTCGCCGAGGACACCCTGGCGCCGCGTGCCGTCGCCCAATCGGTCACGGTCTCCACGCCGACGGGCGTCGTCGGCCGTGACTTCGAGATCGTCGTCGTCGCGGGCGTGCAGGAGAACGTCTGGCCCGACATGCGGGTGCGAGGCACACTGCTCGGCTCAGGCGATCTGCCCGCCGCTGTCACGGGAGCATCCGCCGACACCACCGATGCCCGCACGGCAGTTCTGCACGACGAGCTGCGCCTGTTCGCCCAGGCCGTCTCGCGCTCCCGCCGGGAGCTTCTCGTCACAGCGGTGAGCGACGAGGACCAGGCGCCGTCGGCGTTCTTCTCCCTGCTCCCCGAGCCCGACGACTCGCCTGCAGAGCGGCATCCGCTCTCCCTCCGCGGCCTGACGGCACGTCTGCGCCGCACCTTGACCACCGAGACCGACCCGCTGCGCAGCAGGCAGGCGGCCTTCGATCTCGCCCGGCTCGCAGCGGAGGACGTCGCCGGTGCCGACCCCGTCGACTGGTACGGCATCGCCGACATCTCCACCGAACTCCCGCTGCACCACCCTGACGGCGGCGACGGGCCCGTTCGGGTCTCGCCGTCGCGCATGGAGGCCTTCGAGACCTGCGAGCTGCACTGGCTCATCGACCAGCTCGGTGGTTCTGCTCCGAACACGGCGTCCAGCCTCGGCAGCATCATCCATTCGGTCGCGGAGCATGCGACACCGGAGTCGGACATCACCCCCGACGGCCTGCTGGCCAGCGTGCGGGAGCGCTGGGAGGAGATCCCGTTCGAGTCGGAGTGGCAGTCCGGGCTGGAGTCGGCGCGAGCGGCTGAACTCACCGAGCGCCTCTCGGCGTACCTGCGCGACTTCCGCTCGGCCGGTGGAGAACTGGTGCAGGCGGAGGGCGGCTTCTCGTTGCCCGTCGGTGATGCCGCGGTGCTGAACGGCAAGATCGACAGGGTCGAGCTGCGGGGCGGTCTGCTCTACATCGTCGACCTCAAGACCGGACGCAGCGAGCCGACGAGCGACGACGCCGTCGCGGAGCACGCCCAGCTCGGTGCGTACCAGCTGGCCTACGCGGCCGGAGCGCTCGGCGAGCTTCCCGACGCTCCTCTCGGCGGCGCCAGGCTGGTGGTCGTCTCCAGCGGCACGCGGTCCCAGCCGTGGCGGCAGCCGACCCAGGCTCCCCTCGACGACGAGCAGCTCGCGGCCTTCCAGTCCCGTGTGGAGGAGGATGCCCGGCGCATGGGCGGCACCACGTTCATCGCCCAGATCGGATCGCACTGCGTCGATCCGTACTCCCATGGTTCGTGCCGCATCCATATCGTGGGGTCGGTGAGCTCATGA
- a CDS encoding PHP domain-containing protein, with product MQRFRGPIDLHAHSSVSDGTESPTQLVRQAAEAGLGTVAITDHDATSGWSAASLEAQRVGITLIPGMELSTQVQFSSVHMLAYLFDPANEALQIETARIRAARLTRAEEIVRRISRDYDLTWDDVLAQTTPNATVGRPHIADALVARGHAPNRSDAFAGILHWRRGYYQPHYAPDPREGVRLVREAGGVPVLAHPGTRGAEAVIPAERLRVLVDDGLFGLEIDHRENMPDAKARLRELAKRFGLQITGSSDWHGSGKPNRLGENTTAPDVLEKLIAEATGFSPVYPDAC from the coding sequence ATGCAGCGATTCCGTGGTCCGATCGACCTGCACGCCCACTCGAGCGTGTCAGACGGAACCGAGTCGCCCACCCAGCTCGTACGGCAGGCGGCAGAGGCCGGACTCGGCACCGTGGCGATCACCGACCATGATGCGACGTCGGGCTGGTCTGCTGCGTCGCTCGAGGCGCAGCGGGTCGGAATCACCCTCATCCCCGGCATGGAGCTCTCGACGCAGGTGCAGTTCTCCAGCGTGCACATGCTGGCCTATCTCTTCGATCCGGCCAACGAGGCACTGCAGATCGAGACCGCCCGCATCCGCGCCGCGAGACTCACGAGGGCCGAGGAGATCGTGCGACGCATCTCGCGCGACTACGACCTCACCTGGGACGACGTGCTGGCCCAGACCACCCCGAACGCCACGGTCGGACGGCCGCACATCGCGGATGCCCTCGTGGCGAGGGGGCACGCGCCGAACCGGTCGGACGCCTTCGCCGGAATCCTGCACTGGCGCCGGGGCTACTATCAGCCGCACTACGCGCCCGATCCCCGAGAGGGCGTGCGCCTGGTTCGCGAGGCCGGGGGAGTGCCGGTGCTCGCCCACCCGGGAACACGCGGTGCCGAGGCCGTGATCCCGGCTGAACGGCTGCGTGTCCTCGTCGACGACGGCCTGTTCGGCCTCGAGATCGATCACCGCGAGAACATGCCCGATGCGAAGGCGCGGCTCAGAGAGCTCGCCAAGCGCTTCGGCCTGCAGATCACGGGGTCGAGCGACTGGCACGGCTCGGGCAAGCCGAACCGACTCGGGGAGAACACCACTGCTCCGGATGTGCTCGAGAAGCTCATCGCCGAGGCCACGGGCTTCTCGCCGGTGTACCCGGACGCATGCTGA